A stretch of the Alnus glutinosa chromosome 6, dhAlnGlut1.1, whole genome shotgun sequence genome encodes the following:
- the LOC133871837 gene encoding WD repeat-containing protein DWA2, translated as MQGGSSGIGYGLKYQARCISDVKADTDHTSFITGTLSLKEENEVHLIRLSSGGTEIICEGLFAHANEIWDLASCPFDQRIFSTVYSTGESYGAAIWQIPELYGELNSPQLERITSLDAHVGKIKCVLWWPSGRHDKLISIDEETLFLWTLDCSKKVAQVQSQESAGRLHKLSGGAWDPHDVNAVAVTCDSATQFWDLRTMKKTNSIERAHVCNVDYNPKKKHILVTAEEESGICIWDLRKPKVPIQELPGHTHWTWAVKCNPEYDRLILSAGTDSTVNLWLASPSSSDEFTSESLVDSPTRRVDPLLHSYSDYEDSVYGLAWSTREPWIFASLSYDGRVVVETVKPFLSKK; from the exons ATGCAAGGAGGATCATCAGGCATTGGATATGGTCTGAAATACCAG GCTCGATGCATTTCGGATGTGAAAGCAGACACAGATCACACCAGCTTCATCACCGGCACTCTCAGTctcaaagaagaaaatgag GTGCATTTGATTCGGCTATCATCAGGTGGAACCGAGATCATATGCGAGGGTTTGTTCGCGCACGCGAACGAGATCTGGGACCTCGCTTCCTGCCCCTTCGATCAGCGGATCTTCTCCACTGTCTACTCTACTG GTGAATCATATGGAGCAGCAATATGGCAGATCCCTGAGTTATATGGCGAGCTAAATTCCCCTCAGTTGGAGCGGATTACCTCACTTGATGCACATGTTGGTAAGATTAAGTG CGTTCTTTGGTGGCCCTCTGGAAGGCATGATAAGCTGATCAGCATTGATGAGGAAACTCTTTTCTTATGGACCTTAGATTGTTCAAAAAAAGTGGCCCAG GTACAATCACAAGAGTCTGCTGGTAGGCTGCATAAGTTATCTGGAGGAGCATGGGATCCACATGATGTGAATGCTGTTGCAGTCACTTGTGACTCCGCCACCCAATTTTGGGATCTACGAACAATGAA GAAGACAAATTCAATTGAGCGTGCCCATGTCTGCAATGTTGATTACAACCCGAAGAAGAAGCATATACTT GTCACTGCAGAAGAGGAATCTGGGATATGCATATGGGATCTTAGAAAGCCAAAGGTTCCCATCCAAGAACTCCCGGGACATACACACTG GACATGGGCTGTCAAGTGTAACCCTGAGTACGATAGGCTGATTttg AGTGCTGGTACAGACTCGACTGTAAACTTGTGGTTGGCTTCTCCATCTAGCAGTGATGAGTTTACATCTGAAAG CCTGGTTGATTCACCAACTCGGCGGGTGGATCCATTACTTCATTCATACAGTGACTACGAAGACAGTGTTTATG GCCTTGCTTGGAGCACCCGTGAGCCTTGGATCTTTGCGTCGTTATCCTATGATGGGAGG GTAGTTGTAGAAACAGTTAAGCcctttctctcaaaaaaatgA